In the genome of Cryptomeria japonica chromosome 8, Sugi_1.0, whole genome shotgun sequence, one region contains:
- the LOC131067079 gene encoding LOB domain-containing protein 29-like, with protein sequence MAGGDGAPCGACKFLRRKCVKGCVFAPYFSTEELGAAHFAAIHKIFGASNFSKLLQHIPSEEERFDAVVSISYEAQARLQDPIYGCVSHIFALQHQVAHLQAELSFANARLAGNSGRTLLSPHHQNQYGEISTSSVNSSHGHYNLSNELQSNHRSESENTGFRHGDKSSNLLMQMQDYYHNPLSATQQKDVFHDNINPLEACPEHGGDLQALAFSLLRSRS encoded by the exons ATGGCGGGAGGAGACGGAGCACCTTGTGGAGCTTGCAAGTTTCTTAGAAGGAAGTGTGTTAAAGGGTGTGTGTTTGCCCCTTATTTTTCTACAGAGGAATTGGGTGCAGCTCATTTTGCTGCCATTCATAAGATCTTTGGCGCAAGTAATTTCTCTAAGTTGCTCCAGCATATTCCATCAGAAGAAGAACGATTTGATGCAGTCGTTAGCATTTCGTATGAGGCCCAGGCTCGCCTTCAAGATCCAATTTATGGCTGTGTTTCACACATCTTTGCTCTTCAACACCAG GTCGCACATTTGCAAGCTGAACTGAGCTTTGCCAACGCTCGGCTGGCTGGTAACTCAGGCAGGACCCTATTGAGTCCCCACCATCAAAATCAATACGGTGAAATATCAACTTCATCGGTTAACAGTTCTCATGGACATTACAATTTATCAAATGAACTACAGTCAAACCATCGAAGTGAATCTGAAAACACTGGTTTTCGCCATGGAGATAAGAGTTCAAATCTCCTTATGCAAATGCAGGATTACTACCATAATCCCCTATCTGCAACCCAACAAAAAGATGTCTTTCATGATAATATAAATCCATTGGAAGCATGCCCAGAGCATGGAGGAGACCTCCAGGCTTTAGCATTTTCTCTCCTTAGAAGTAGAAGCTGA